The following proteins are co-located in the Acidimicrobiales bacterium genome:
- a CDS encoding YwiC-like family protein produces the protein MTARHAAAVPDGSTIAGDRFTLRAVAMPTEHGGWSLTLEPVLLGLLVAWSWPGLALGLAAMLAFLARTPLKLVLVDRWRGRWLARTRVAARVAIVELLALVTLVAVAAIGADGRWFWLPLIAAAPLVAIELWFDMRSRGRRLLPELAGTVGIGSVAAAIALLDDAETAVALALWLVVAARAAAAIPYARTQVLRGHDRPHHLWHSDLAQALAVVVAAVGWLAGAVPLAAALAIACVAVFNLGAVRAAPRPAKVIGLQQMFFGIAVVAVTAVAVLA, from the coding sequence ATGACCGCCCGCCACGCCGCTGCTGTCCCCGACGGGTCGACCATCGCCGGCGATCGGTTCACGCTGCGAGCGGTGGCGATGCCCACCGAGCACGGTGGTTGGAGTCTCACGCTGGAACCGGTCCTGCTCGGCCTGCTGGTGGCGTGGTCCTGGCCGGGCTTGGCGCTCGGTCTCGCGGCGATGCTTGCGTTCCTCGCTCGGACCCCGCTGAAGCTCGTCCTCGTCGATCGCTGGCGGGGACGATGGTTGGCACGGACGAGGGTCGCCGCGCGGGTTGCAATCGTCGAACTGCTCGCCCTCGTCACCCTCGTCGCAGTCGCTGCCATCGGCGCCGACGGACGGTGGTTCTGGCTGCCGTTGATCGCCGCCGCACCGCTCGTGGCGATCGAGCTGTGGTTCGACATGCGCAGCCGTGGCCGACGACTGCTTCCCGAGCTCGCGGGCACGGTCGGCATCGGCTCGGTCGCCGCAGCGATCGCCCTACTGGATGATGCCGAGACGGCGGTGGCACTGGCCCTGTGGCTCGTCGTCGCCGCACGAGCAGCAGCAGCGATCCCCTACGCGCGGACACAGGTGTTGCGCGGGCACGACCGGCCGCACCACCTCTGGCACAGCGACCTCGCGCAAGCGCTTGCCGTCGTCGTCGCCGCCGTCGGGTGGCTGGCCGGCGCCGTTCCTCTCGCTGCCGCCCTTGCGATCGCTTGCGTCGCAGTGTTCAACCTCGGTGCTGTGCGCGCTGCGCCGCGGCCGGCCAAGGTCATTGGACTGCAGCAGATGTTCTTCGGGATCGCCGTGGTCGCCGTCACCGCCGTCGCAGTGCTCGCTTGA
- a CDS encoding glycoside hydrolase family 15 protein, whose amino-acid sequence MVAAPTTSLPEALGGTRNWDYRYAWARDASLTLEALWVAACPDEAEHFFGFFATAAGTRLTSGDPLRIMYGVGGEQHLPETELDHLEGYHGSRPVRVGNGAWDQVQLDVYGELLGAACQLIAQLGELDESTAGFLGDLADAAVKRWKEPDQGIWEIRGEPRHFTHSKLMCWVAADRACSLGATIGASDAQIGRWEKAREEIRDEITARTWNDSLGAFVQSFDSDELDASVLMMAIVGFLPADDPRMRSTIETIADQLSDEHGFVFRYRGDDDLDGDEGTFAMCTFWLAHCWALLGETERARELCDRMVSCANDVGLFSEEIGSTTGTLLGNFPQAFTHVGLVNAAWAIQVAERAGAAHIG is encoded by the coding sequence GTGGTCGCGGCCCCGACGACCTCGCTGCCCGAGGCGCTCGGCGGGACCCGGAACTGGGACTACCGGTATGCCTGGGCGCGCGATGCCAGCCTCACGCTGGAGGCGTTGTGGGTTGCGGCTTGCCCGGACGAGGCGGAGCACTTCTTCGGGTTCTTCGCCACCGCCGCCGGGACCAGGCTGACCAGCGGGGACCCGCTTCGGATCATGTACGGCGTGGGTGGCGAGCAACACCTGCCCGAGACCGAGCTCGACCACCTCGAGGGCTACCACGGGAGCCGGCCGGTGCGGGTCGGGAACGGCGCATGGGACCAGGTGCAGCTCGACGTGTACGGCGAGCTCCTCGGTGCCGCCTGCCAGCTCATCGCCCAGCTCGGCGAGCTCGACGAGAGCACCGCCGGGTTCCTCGGCGATCTCGCCGACGCCGCGGTGAAGCGGTGGAAGGAACCAGACCAGGGGATCTGGGAGATCCGCGGTGAGCCGCGACACTTCACCCACTCCAAGCTCATGTGCTGGGTGGCCGCCGACCGTGCCTGCTCACTCGGGGCGACGATCGGGGCGAGTGATGCCCAGATCGGGCGGTGGGAGAAGGCACGGGAGGAGATCCGCGACGAGATCACCGCGCGGACGTGGAACGACTCCCTCGGCGCCTTCGTGCAGAGCTTCGACAGCGACGAGCTCGACGCATCGGTGCTGATGATGGCGATCGTCGGGTTCCTCCCCGCCGACGATCCCCGCATGCGATCGACCATCGAGACGATCGCCGACCAGCTCAGCGATGAGCATGGCTTCGTCTTCCGCTACCGGGGCGACGACGATCTCGACGGCGACGAGGGGACCTTCGCCATGTGCACCTTCTGGCTCGCCCACTGCTGGGCCCTGCTCGGCGAGACCGAACGGGCCCGCGAGCTCTGCGATCGCATGGTGTCATGCGCCAATGACGTCGGTCTGTTCTCCGAGGAGATCGGCTCGACGACCGGGACGCTGCTCGGCAACTTCCCCCAGGCGTTCACCCACGTCGGCCTCGTCAACGCTGCCTGGGCCATCCAGGTCGCCGAGCGCGCCGGCGCAGCCCACATCGGGTGA
- a CDS encoding gamma carbonic anhydrase family protein — protein MIRSFEEHTPRIAGTAWIAETAFVIGDVVIGEGSSVWPSAVVRGDFSSIRIGANCHIEDAAVVHCGEPLVVGDNVTAGHGVVLHCRQVGDNVLLGNNATILDGAEIGSFCIVAAGAVVPPRMVVPDHSMVRGVPGTIEPLDDARSARLEARGRTDVGYADMVRRYRAAGL, from the coding sequence ATGATCCGAAGCTTCGAAGAGCACACGCCCCGGATCGCAGGGACCGCGTGGATCGCGGAGACGGCGTTCGTGATCGGCGACGTCGTGATCGGCGAGGGCTCGAGCGTGTGGCCGTCCGCCGTGGTGCGAGGAGACTTCTCGTCCATACGGATCGGGGCCAACTGCCACATCGAGGACGCCGCGGTCGTCCACTGCGGCGAGCCCCTCGTCGTCGGCGACAACGTGACTGCGGGGCACGGGGTGGTCCTGCACTGCCGGCAGGTCGGCGACAACGTTCTGCTCGGCAACAACGCCACGATCCTCGACGGCGCCGAGATCGGCTCGTTCTGCATCGTGGCAGCGGGCGCGGTCGTACCGCCGCGGATGGTCGTACCGGACCACTCGATGGTACGAGGGGTGCCGGGCACGATCGAACCCTTGGACGATGCCCGCTCCGCCCGCCTCGAGGCCCGAGGCCGCACCGACGTGGGGTACGCCGACATGGTCCGCCGCTACCGTGCCGCCGGTCTCTGA
- a CDS encoding helix-turn-helix domain-containing protein: MLERAADEAGERTDAGDPIREQLLDAAARVFAEKGYSGTKIKDIVKASGLSSGALYGRFSSKDELLVEAVIRQVERTAVRHRFEGRTVGDVLVDSGRAHGALSDAEATQLEAFIAARRQPQVAEAIAEAREQWRATIAADMIRRAIDDGTADADADFPSVVYFMESLNLGLMVQRGAGQYAPDAEAWNRFLERVIRTMATTDHDARDEEPTPDD, from the coding sequence ATGCTGGAGCGCGCGGCCGACGAAGCGGGTGAGCGAACCGATGCCGGCGATCCCATCCGGGAGCAGCTGCTCGACGCCGCCGCCAGGGTCTTCGCCGAGAAAGGGTACTCCGGCACCAAGATCAAAGACATCGTGAAGGCATCCGGCCTGTCGAGCGGCGCGCTCTACGGGAGGTTCTCCTCGAAGGACGAGCTGCTGGTCGAGGCCGTCATCCGCCAGGTGGAGCGAACGGCTGTCCGTCACCGGTTCGAGGGTCGCACGGTCGGTGACGTGCTCGTCGATTCGGGCCGCGCCCACGGTGCCCTCAGCGACGCCGAGGCGACCCAGCTGGAGGCCTTCATCGCCGCCAGGCGCCAGCCCCAGGTCGCCGAGGCGATCGCCGAGGCCCGCGAACAGTGGCGAGCGACCATCGCGGCCGACATGATCCGACGGGCGATCGACGACGGCACCGCCGATGCCGATGCCGACTTTCCGTCGGTGGTCTATTTCATGGAGAGCCTGAACCTGGGACTCATGGTCCAGCGGGGTGCCGGTCAGTACGCCCCCGATGCCGAGGCGTGGAATCGGTTCCTCGAGCGAGTGATCCGCACGATGGCCACCACGGACCACGACGCCCGCGACGAGGAGCCGACCCCGGACGACTGA
- a CDS encoding ferritin-like domain-containing protein — protein MTDTAVPRLPSQAEMDGSIKLITDNAPRIFLWDYDRSWDQLVTLYNKAMASQWNSVTDLDWATEVDPERLVESSPQQNLTVELAREASKIPGSPFASWTEKEFTALGIELLKGSLSQFMHGEQGAMMVAAKIVETVPWIDAKYYASTQTMDEARHTEVFAKYLHTKLGDAYPMSPFLEQQIDDLISDSRWDIAYLGMQIVIESLALAAFGSMLRATEEPLLKKLLRYVMADEARHVAFGVLSLAEYYEELSSAELAERQDFLLENTVRSRRRSTTPEVWERLGTTEEAVLPSLVEAAGKLGTNQFAVFQRSFFAKLVPNVRKLGLLDANDGHLRKEWEAVGMLEFEFADDTGSDYEAYDAVAEDRAAAASNT, from the coding sequence ATGACCGACACAGCGGTTCCGCGGCTTCCGAGCCAGGCGGAGATGGACGGGTCGATCAAGCTGATCACCGACAACGCGCCCCGCATCTTCCTGTGGGACTACGACCGCAGCTGGGACCAGCTGGTCACCCTCTACAACAAGGCGATGGCCTCCCAGTGGAACTCGGTCACCGACCTCGACTGGGCCACCGAGGTCGATCCCGAGCGCCTCGTGGAGTCGTCGCCCCAGCAGAACCTCACGGTGGAGCTGGCGCGCGAAGCGTCGAAGATCCCCGGGTCGCCGTTCGCCTCGTGGACCGAGAAGGAGTTCACCGCGCTGGGCATCGAGCTGCTCAAGGGCTCGCTGAGCCAGTTCATGCACGGTGAGCAGGGCGCGATGATGGTGGCCGCCAAGATCGTCGAGACCGTCCCCTGGATCGACGCCAAGTACTACGCGTCGACCCAGACGATGGACGAGGCCCGTCACACCGAGGTCTTCGCCAAGTACCTCCACACCAAGCTCGGCGACGCCTACCCGATGAGCCCGTTCCTCGAACAACAGATCGACGACCTCATCAGCGACAGCCGATGGGACATCGCCTACCTCGGCATGCAGATCGTGATCGAGTCGCTCGCCCTGGCTGCGTTCGGTTCCATGCTCCGTGCCACCGAGGAGCCACTGCTCAAGAAGCTGCTCCGCTACGTCATGGCCGACGAGGCCCGCCACGTGGCTTTCGGGGTCCTGAGCCTCGCCGAGTACTACGAGGAGCTCAGCTCGGCCGAGTTGGCCGAGCGCCAGGACTTCCTCCTCGAGAACACCGTTCGCAGCCGCCGCCGCTCGACGACCCCCGAGGTGTGGGAGCGCTTGGGCACGACCGAAGAGGCGGTGCTGCCGTCGCTGGTGGAGGCAGCCGGCAAGCTCGGCACCAACCAGTTCGCCGTGTTCCAGCGGAGCTTCTTCGCCAAACTGGTGCCCAACGTCCGCAAGCTCGGTCTGCTCGACGCCAACGACGGTCATCTGCGCAAGGAGTGGGAGGCGGTCGGGATGCTCGAGTTCGAGTTCGCCGACGACACCGGGTCTGACTACGAGGCCTACGACGCGGTGGCCGAGGACCGCGCTGCTGCAGCATCGAACACCTAG